A region from the Microcella frigidaquae genome encodes:
- a CDS encoding ABC transporter substrate-binding protein — MSTRKVAAIVATVGLVAGLAACAPAEPAEEASGELLIWDTGILGRTLENGDPDLENSFIDQMAAKFEEANPGVSIEVVQQGGDITANSAQFQAAAIAGDGPDIRIQYAGGPTISFADFFTDLDPLLGPEVLDNLAGVNVNREGFKTDGRLLGMPYGAGNLFTVFQNHAVLEEAGLDPANPPTTWEELMANGQQVVDNTDKNGFWVANLEGYVGAWMISALVGGQLGESVFTQMYAGDIPVDDPAMVRAYEAFAEWGASGLTNPDAGQVSNGESTAGFVNGSSAYYLVGSWENNNMLDAFGEDGVSSFFIPTLEGSPYPAIGAGGPEIAISISETSENKELAAEFLKFLAQAENQDVFVELYQTQGSNHKDGDPSKIQSPLLRQQFEQLALATDGVTFAFDSVMPQATIDLFYRVNAGVFLGTITPEDAVAQLKASYESEIANQ, encoded by the coding sequence ATGTCAACACGGAAGGTAGCGGCGATCGTCGCGACCGTCGGCCTGGTCGCCGGTCTTGCGGCCTGCGCCCCGGCTGAGCCGGCCGAAGAGGCCAGCGGCGAGCTGCTCATCTGGGACACCGGAATCCTCGGGCGCACGCTCGAGAACGGCGACCCCGACCTCGAGAACTCGTTCATCGACCAGATGGCGGCGAAGTTCGAAGAGGCCAACCCCGGTGTGAGCATCGAGGTCGTGCAGCAGGGTGGCGACATCACCGCGAACAGTGCACAGTTCCAGGCAGCCGCGATCGCCGGTGACGGCCCCGACATCCGCATCCAGTACGCGGGTGGCCCGACCATCTCGTTCGCCGACTTCTTCACCGACCTCGACCCGCTGCTCGGGCCCGAGGTTCTCGACAACCTTGCCGGTGTCAACGTCAACCGCGAGGGCTTCAAGACCGACGGTCGCCTCCTGGGCATGCCCTACGGTGCGGGCAACCTCTTCACCGTCTTCCAGAACCACGCCGTTCTGGAGGAGGCCGGCCTCGACCCCGCCAACCCGCCCACGACGTGGGAGGAGCTGATGGCGAACGGCCAGCAGGTTGTCGACAACACCGACAAGAACGGCTTCTGGGTCGCGAACCTCGAGGGCTACGTCGGCGCCTGGATGATCTCCGCGCTCGTCGGCGGCCAGCTCGGCGAGTCGGTCTTCACCCAGATGTACGCCGGTGACATCCCCGTCGACGACCCCGCCATGGTGCGCGCCTACGAGGCGTTCGCCGAGTGGGGCGCGAGCGGCCTGACCAACCCTGACGCCGGCCAGGTGTCGAACGGTGAGTCGACCGCGGGCTTCGTCAACGGCAGCAGCGCCTACTACCTCGTCGGCAGCTGGGAGAACAACAACATGCTCGACGCGTTCGGTGAGGACGGCGTGAGCTCGTTCTTCATCCCGACGCTCGAGGGCTCGCCCTACCCGGCCATCGGCGCCGGTGGCCCCGAGATCGCGATCTCGATCTCGGAGACCTCCGAGAACAAGGAGCTCGCCGCGGAGTTCCTCAAGTTCCTGGCCCAGGCCGAGAACCAGGACGTCTTCGTCGAGCTGTACCAGACCCAGGGTTCGAACCACAAGGACGGTGACCCGTCGAAGATCCAGAGCCCGCTGCTGCGTCAGCAGTTCGAGCAGCTGGCGCTGGCGACCGACGGCGTGACCTTCGCGTTCGACTCGGTCATGCCCCAGGCGACGATCGACCTCTTCTACCGCGTGAACGCCGGTGTCTTCCTCGGCACCATCACGCCGGAGGACGCGGTCGCGCAGCTGAAGGCGTCGTACGAATCTGAGATCGCGAACCAGTGA
- a CDS encoding ABC transporter permease subunit, giving the protein MTSAALTSRVGAASAAPTGGAPRKPGGIRRRDRIVGLLAVLPAFLIVVGFMAFPVGFALFISFTKTNGLTYEWRGLDNYIALFNDPIVHQVFLNNLKFLISVPLVIFAALIVSVLLFERVRGWKFFRVIFFLPNVLSVAVIGIMFRNAFGYYGGVNQALGLFGIEPIQFFTNGGTAIAIIILALVWAGFGYQALLLLAGLTSINPAVFEAAAIDGAGWWKRLWYITLPNIRRVLGFVFIINVLYTFSSLFGFVFVMTAGGPGFDTTTIDYLVYLRAFSSTNLGSGAALAVILFLFIGILTLIQNKVFKLQEED; this is encoded by the coding sequence GTGACCTCAGCCGCTCTGACCTCGCGCGTGGGTGCCGCTTCGGCGGCGCCCACGGGCGGGGCCCCCCGCAAGCCCGGAGGCATCCGCCGGCGTGACCGTATTGTCGGTCTGCTCGCCGTTCTTCCGGCCTTCCTCATCGTCGTCGGCTTCATGGCCTTCCCCGTCGGATTCGCGCTCTTCATCTCGTTCACGAAGACGAACGGCCTCACCTACGAGTGGCGCGGACTCGACAACTACATCGCGCTCTTCAACGACCCGATCGTCCACCAGGTCTTCCTCAACAACCTGAAGTTCCTCATCTCGGTTCCGCTCGTGATCTTCGCGGCACTCATCGTGTCGGTGCTGCTGTTCGAGCGCGTGCGCGGCTGGAAGTTCTTCCGCGTCATCTTCTTCTTGCCGAACGTGCTCTCCGTCGCCGTCATCGGCATCATGTTCCGCAACGCCTTCGGCTACTACGGCGGGGTGAACCAGGCCCTCGGGTTGTTCGGCATCGAGCCGATCCAGTTCTTCACCAACGGCGGCACCGCGATCGCGATCATCATCCTCGCCCTCGTCTGGGCGGGATTCGGCTACCAGGCCCTGCTGCTGCTCGCCGGCCTCACCTCGATCAACCCCGCCGTCTTCGAGGCGGCCGCGATCGACGGGGCCGGATGGTGGAAGCGTCTCTGGTACATCACCCTGCCCAACATCCGGCGCGTGCTCGGCTTCGTCTTCATCATCAACGTGCTCTACACGTTCTCGTCCCTGTTCGGCTTCGTCTTCGTCATGACGGCGGGCGGCCCGGGCTTCGACACCACCACGATCGACTACCTCGTCTACCTGCGGGCGTTCTCGAGCACGAACCTCGGCTCGGGCGCGGCGCTGGCGGTCATCCTGTTCCTGTTCATCGGCATCCTGACGCTGATCCAGAACAAGGTCTTCAAGCTGCAGGAGGAGGACTGA
- a CDS encoding carbohydrate ABC transporter permease → MAVVEDDVVVSKRISSSRTQWPIFIALVVVAATIVYPLYFVIITSLRPNADYLQDPFGLPGIWTFDNYLNLSTTYGAGQAFLNSMFVSTVSVAIVLVLASLAGFALAKLPVPGTKYITATFVSVMLIPGPVLIIPIYLMLARLDLVGTYWGLILVYVATGLPFATFFLTLSFRGIPDEVIEAARIDGAGFFRIMWSIVAPMGSSGVATLAVLQFLGVWNELIFAFILIPEESMRLLTPTLASIGDRFLTDQPLVSAGLFITASIPLILLAFASKYIMQGLQVGVSR, encoded by the coding sequence ATGGCCGTCGTCGAAGACGACGTCGTCGTCAGCAAGCGCATCTCATCGAGCCGCACCCAGTGGCCGATCTTCATCGCCCTCGTCGTGGTCGCCGCCACGATCGTGTACCCGCTCTACTTCGTCATCATCACGTCGCTGCGACCGAATGCCGACTACCTGCAGGATCCCTTCGGGCTTCCCGGCATCTGGACGTTCGACAACTACCTGAACCTCTCGACCACGTACGGGGCAGGGCAGGCCTTCCTCAACAGCATGTTCGTCAGCACCGTGTCGGTCGCCATCGTGCTCGTCCTCGCGTCGCTCGCCGGCTTCGCTCTGGCGAAGCTGCCGGTGCCGGGCACGAAGTACATCACGGCGACGTTCGTGTCGGTCATGCTCATCCCCGGCCCGGTGCTGATCATCCCGATCTACCTGATGCTCGCCCGCCTCGACCTGGTCGGCACCTACTGGGGCCTGATCCTGGTCTACGTGGCGACCGGTCTGCCGTTCGCGACGTTCTTCCTGACGCTCTCGTTCCGGGGCATCCCCGACGAGGTCATCGAGGCGGCCCGCATCGACGGCGCCGGCTTCTTCCGCATCATGTGGTCGATCGTCGCGCCGATGGGTTCGAGTGGGGTGGCGACCCTCGCCGTGCTGCAGTTCCTCGGCGTCTGGAACGAGCTGATCTTCGCCTTCATCCTCATCCCCGAGGAGTCGATGCGCTTGCTCACCCCGACGCTCGCGAGCATCGGCGACCGCTTCCTCACCGATCAACCGCTGGTCTCGGCGGGCCTGTTCATCACGGCGTCGATCCCGCTGATCCTGCTGGCCTTCGCGTCGAAGTACATCATGCAGGGCCTGCAGGTCGGCGTCAGCCGCTAG
- a CDS encoding ThuA domain-containing protein: protein MTATAPAAGAPLRVTVWNENRHENYPDSLTARLYPTGMHGAIAAGLTSLLGDAVTVRTATLDEPEHGLPQSVVDDTDVLLWWGHEAHPEVDDAVVDRLYDAVLGGMGIIVLHSGHYSKIFKKLMGTTCSLRWRNDGDREVVWTVDPTHPIAAGVPDPLVIEAQEMYGEFFDIPTPEELIFISSFSGGEVFRSGCTWTRGHGRVFYFSPGDQEYPVYNDPSIHRVLANGVQWAAPTRRGPAIDATFHARGWFDGER from the coding sequence ATGACCGCCACCGCCCCCGCCGCCGGCGCGCCGCTGCGCGTGACCGTCTGGAACGAGAACCGGCACGAGAACTACCCCGACTCGCTCACCGCTCGGTTGTATCCGACGGGGATGCACGGGGCCATCGCCGCCGGCCTGACGAGCCTGCTCGGCGACGCCGTCACCGTGCGCACCGCGACGCTCGACGAGCCCGAGCACGGCCTGCCGCAGTCGGTCGTGGACGACACCGATGTTCTGCTGTGGTGGGGCCACGAGGCGCACCCCGAGGTCGACGACGCCGTCGTCGACCGGCTCTACGACGCGGTGCTCGGCGGCATGGGCATCATCGTGCTGCACTCGGGCCACTACTCGAAGATCTTCAAGAAGCTCATGGGCACGACCTGCTCGCTGCGCTGGCGCAACGACGGCGACCGCGAGGTGGTGTGGACGGTCGACCCAACCCACCCGATCGCCGCCGGGGTGCCCGACCCGCTCGTGATCGAGGCGCAGGAGATGTACGGCGAGTTCTTCGACATCCCCACACCGGAGGAGCTCATCTTCATCTCGTCGTTCTCGGGCGGCGAGGTGTTCCGCTCGGGCTGCACCTGGACCCGCGGGCACGGGCGCGTGTTCTACTTCTCGCCGGGCGACCAGGAGTATCCCGTCTACAACGACCCGAGCATCCACCGCGTGCTCGCCAACGGCGTGCAGTGGGCCGCCCCCACGCGCCGCGGCCCCGCCATCGACGCGACCTTCCACGCGCGCGGCTGGTTCGACGGCGAGCGGTAG
- a CDS encoding Gfo/Idh/MocA family oxidoreductase, producing the protein MASSSPARPAPLRTRPLRVGIVGLGMGSVHLEAFGSLPGVEVVALAGKETDRLNALGAMYEIPHLLTEWQDLVTLEDLDIVSIATPNALHHPITMAALAAGKHVFCEKPLALDTAQAREMVAAAIEHDRVLEVAFNHRRRADIQYAKRYLDEVGIGRIYHARASWKRRAGIPGLRSWFTSKRMAGGGALIDLGPHVLDSLLFLLGERKVAAVSAVAHGELGRAGYGAMDRSEQMASDTGAFEVEDLASALFRFDDGSSAAFEITWAGHTVDDEDISIELLGVDGGLRVFVPRYASDDTLRIYRDVAGRPVDIAPEVHVPGGEHPIVIAEFLDHVRSGQWEHHRGEFALHRTEVLDACYRSAAEGREIRLES; encoded by the coding sequence GTGGCATCCTCCTCCCCCGCCAGGCCCGCACCCCTCCGCACCCGCCCGCTGCGCGTCGGCATCGTCGGCCTCGGCATGGGCTCGGTGCACCTCGAGGCCTTCGGCAGCCTGCCCGGCGTCGAGGTCGTCGCCCTCGCCGGCAAGGAGACCGATCGCCTGAACGCGCTCGGGGCGATGTACGAGATCCCGCACCTCCTCACCGAGTGGCAGGACCTCGTCACCCTGGAGGACCTCGACATCGTCAGCATCGCGACCCCCAACGCCCTGCACCACCCGATCACGATGGCCGCGCTCGCCGCCGGCAAGCACGTCTTCTGCGAGAAGCCGCTCGCGCTCGACACCGCGCAGGCCCGCGAGATGGTCGCCGCGGCGATCGAGCACGACCGCGTGCTCGAGGTGGCCTTCAACCACCGCCGCCGCGCCGACATCCAGTACGCCAAGCGCTACCTCGACGAGGTCGGCATCGGCCGGATCTACCACGCGCGCGCCTCGTGGAAGCGGCGGGCGGGCATCCCGGGCCTGCGCTCGTGGTTCACGAGCAAGCGCATGGCGGGCGGGGGCGCGCTCATCGACCTCGGGCCGCACGTGCTCGACTCGCTGCTCTTCCTGCTCGGCGAGCGCAAGGTCGCCGCCGTGAGCGCCGTCGCGCACGGCGAGCTGGGCCGGGCCGGCTACGGCGCGATGGACCGCAGCGAGCAGATGGCCTCCGATACCGGCGCGTTCGAGGTGGAGGATCTCGCGAGCGCGCTGTTCCGCTTCGACGACGGCTCGAGCGCCGCGTTCGAGATCACCTGGGCCGGCCACACGGTGGACGACGAAGACATCTCGATCGAGCTGCTCGGCGTCGACGGCGGGCTGCGCGTGTTCGTGCCGCGCTACGCGAGCGACGACACCCTGCGCATCTACCGCGACGTCGCCGGCCGCCCGGTCGACATCGCGCCCGAGGTGCACGTGCCCGGCGGCGAGCACCCGATCGTCATCGCCGAGTTTCTCGACCACGTGCGGTCGGGCCAGTGGGAGCACCACCGCGGCGAGTTCGCCCTGCACCGCACCGAGGTGCTCGACGCCTGCTACCGCTCGGCCGCCGAGGGCCGCGAGATCCGACTGGAGAGCTGA
- a CDS encoding alpha-galactosidase: MTDAVLRARPDEGGRVSVALAETILSDAPALLVEIDRRPVDRWREPQITTDADRVTIAGVLATAGRDVEHRLHATWSARRIAGEPVWEHALVLRNDGEHPVTITRIDPLSLAVGADWRTHGFRSAWGDEFRPLAGHAGHHLVLESRSGRSSHGMIPWLGLERGPVATTTRPVPGGDQPRAAVTVAPAYSGNWHIHAMAGGLVTAGISPWQFFVELAPGESVTAPSVVLTIAPTLDSAAVALQRAVAADWLPRTPFTDAVPVEWNHWWPYEDQEVDEQVIAENARVAAEVGIEVATVDAGWFGAADPTSYWQEQRGDWASVNTARFPSGLAALGQSIRDAGVLPGMWIEAEAVGAHSLLRAARPEAMAHSVEARRADPSYRVQTESLDPDDPTFLGYVCLGSPAGREHVLESMSTLITTTGARWIKLDFNIDPDAGCTRTDHGHGAGDGLLRHYEGLYAVLDAVRERHPDILVESCSSGGLRIDLGLARHVHGFFLSDPDYTEHHLQVLWGVRHLLPPIGILHWSWSQWRGDYPPSRRDWATLGTDEFDRMLRAAMVHRFGVSLRLPELRPELLERLREHVALFRTELVPFVRDGVLQPLTASPERGGFGERAPSIQVNHPDGRVLLAAFVLEGGARPAGVRLQGLEPNATYRVRDLADGDVRRMSGVELFEDGLALLGDDPITSWLLIIEPER, translated from the coding sequence ATGACCGACGCAGTGCTGCGCGCCCGGCCCGACGAGGGCGGCCGTGTGTCGGTCGCGCTCGCCGAGACCATTCTGAGCGATGCCCCCGCCCTTCTGGTCGAGATCGACCGCCGGCCCGTCGATCGCTGGCGCGAGCCGCAGATCACGACCGACGCCGATCGGGTCACGATCGCGGGCGTGCTGGCCACGGCCGGTCGGGATGTGGAGCACCGGCTGCACGCCACCTGGAGCGCGCGCCGCATCGCCGGCGAGCCCGTGTGGGAGCACGCGCTCGTGCTGCGCAACGACGGCGAGCATCCCGTGACCATCACGCGCATTGACCCGCTGTCGCTCGCCGTCGGCGCCGACTGGCGCACCCACGGGTTCCGCAGCGCGTGGGGCGACGAGTTTCGCCCGCTCGCCGGCCACGCCGGGCATCACCTCGTGCTCGAGAGCCGGTCGGGCCGCAGCTCGCACGGCATGATCCCCTGGCTCGGGCTCGAGCGCGGGCCGGTCGCGACCACGACGCGCCCGGTGCCGGGCGGCGATCAGCCGCGCGCCGCGGTGACCGTCGCGCCCGCCTACAGCGGCAACTGGCACATCCACGCGATGGCCGGAGGGCTTGTCACCGCGGGCATCTCGCCCTGGCAGTTCTTCGTCGAGCTCGCTCCTGGTGAGAGCGTCACCGCCCCGAGCGTCGTGCTGACGATCGCCCCGACGCTGGATTCGGCCGCCGTCGCCCTGCAGCGCGCCGTCGCCGCCGACTGGCTGCCCCGCACCCCCTTCACCGACGCCGTGCCCGTCGAGTGGAACCACTGGTGGCCGTACGAAGACCAGGAGGTCGACGAGCAGGTCATCGCCGAGAACGCGCGCGTCGCGGCCGAGGTCGGCATCGAGGTCGCCACGGTCGACGCGGGCTGGTTCGGCGCCGCCGACCCGACGAGTTACTGGCAGGAGCAGCGCGGCGACTGGGCGAGCGTCAACACCGCGCGGTTCCCCTCGGGCCTCGCCGCGCTCGGGCAGAGCATCCGCGACGCGGGCGTGCTGCCGGGCATGTGGATCGAGGCCGAGGCGGTCGGCGCGCACTCGCTGCTGCGGGCCGCGCGGCCGGAGGCGATGGCGCACAGCGTTGAGGCGCGGCGCGCCGACCCCTCGTACCGCGTGCAGACCGAGTCGCTCGACCCCGACGACCCCACCTTTCTGGGCTACGTCTGCCTGGGCTCGCCCGCGGGTCGCGAGCACGTGCTCGAGTCGATGAGCACGCTCATCACGACGACCGGGGCGCGCTGGATCAAGCTCGATTTCAACATCGACCCCGACGCGGGCTGCACGCGCACCGACCACGGGCACGGCGCGGGCGACGGCCTGCTGCGGCACTACGAGGGCCTCTACGCCGTGCTCGACGCCGTGCGCGAGCGGCACCCCGACATCCTGGTCGAGTCGTGCTCGTCGGGCGGGCTGCGCATCGACCTCGGTCTTGCCCGCCACGTGCACGGCTTCTTCTTGAGCGACCCCGACTACACCGAGCATCACCTGCAGGTGCTGTGGGGCGTGCGGCACCTGCTGCCGCCCATCGGCATCCTGCACTGGTCGTGGTCGCAGTGGCGGGGCGACTACCCGCCGTCGCGGCGCGACTGGGCGACGCTGGGCACCGACGAGTTCGATCGCATGCTGCGCGCGGCCATGGTCCACCGCTTCGGGGTGAGCCTGCGGCTGCCCGAGCTGCGGCCCGAGCTGCTCGAGCGGCTGCGCGAGCACGTCGCGCTGTTCCGCACCGAGCTCGTGCCCTTCGTGCGCGACGGCGTGCTGCAGCCCCTCACCGCGAGCCCCGAGCGCGGCGGGTTCGGCGAGCGCGCGCCGAGCATCCAGGTGAATCACCCCGATGGCCGCGTGCTGCTCGCCGCGTTCGTGCTCGAGGGCGGTGCGCGGCCCGCCGGCGTGCGCCTGCAGGGCCTCGAGCCGAATGCGACCTACCGGGTGCGCGACCTCGCCGACGGCGATGTGCGGCGCATGTCGGGCGTCGAGCTGTTCGAGGATGGCCTCGCTCTGCTCGGCGACGACCCCATCACCTCGTGGCTGCTCATCATCGAGCCCGAGCGCTAG
- a CDS encoding alpha-mannosidase, with translation MHKDHALVVARLDRFVRDHLQPALYRDAHPLSATAWQVEREPVPFETAVGQRFEPVPLGWRWGRAWSTVWLRVTGEVPAAWLPEPPAGTRIEVLVDFGYNRSRSGFQAEGLAYRPDGTLIKSIAPLNSWLPVAPGERRIDVLIEAAANPDVAGEYTFDPTPYGQWETAPDEPLYELKQLEVALRDETVWHLLADIWTLRGLMDELPEGSSRRHEILRALEDMLDVLDPEGIPATAQAGRDALSPALAKPASASAHRILATGHAHIDSAWLWPLRETVRKCARTFTNVMDLMDEHPDFVFSCSSAQQYLWMKEHHPQVFARIREKVAAGQFVPVGGMWVESDTNMPGGEAMARQFIAGKRFFLDEFGVECEEAWMPDSFGYSGALPQIVAAAGSRWFLTQKISWNQINTMPHHTFWWEGIDGTRVFTHFPPVDTYISELSGKELAHAERNFSEKGRATTSLVPFGWGDGGGGPTREMIQAAHRTANLEGSPRVTIGTAREFFEDAQAEYPQAPVWSGEMYLELHRGVFTSQLRTKQGNRRNEALLRQAELWAATAAVRTRGSASPYVYPREALERAWQTVLLLQFHDILPGSSIAWVHREAEQRHAAVTETLEGIIGEALAALAGEPADGAAHDVVVNASPFAREGVPALGAAPLAASHPSVTATEGPDGATVLDNGIIRAVVDARGHVTSLIAHADGREAIPVGQPANVLRLHRDLPNLWDAWDLDQHYQRTVTELLDADERRVRASDDEATVITVRRIGGGDKPVSTIEQRLILRAGATALEIENRIDWRERERILKLAVPLDVHADRIAAETQFGHLFRATHTNTSWDAARFEACQHRFVHLAEPGYGVAIANDSTYGYDVGRDTRPDGGTTTTVRFSLLRAPLFPDPESDQGEHLLRFRIAPGATIGDAVALGYDLAVPLRGLRAAAPIAPLVTSSDPAVVVETVKLAEDGSGDLVVRLYESRGGKARTTITLDGRAARIEVCDLLERALEPDDAGFAPAAQGDSIELPFRPFQLRTLRFREVSAAREVSA, from the coding sequence ATGCACAAGGACCATGCCCTCGTCGTCGCCCGCCTCGATCGCTTCGTACGCGATCACCTGCAGCCGGCGCTGTATCGGGATGCTCATCCGCTCTCCGCGACCGCGTGGCAGGTCGAGCGCGAACCCGTGCCCTTCGAGACCGCGGTCGGGCAGCGCTTCGAGCCCGTGCCGCTCGGCTGGCGCTGGGGCCGCGCCTGGTCGACGGTGTGGCTGCGCGTCACGGGCGAGGTGCCCGCCGCCTGGCTGCCCGAGCCGCCCGCTGGCACGCGCATCGAGGTTCTCGTCGACTTCGGCTACAACCGCTCGCGCTCGGGCTTCCAGGCCGAGGGGCTCGCCTACCGGCCCGACGGCACCCTCATCAAGTCGATCGCGCCGCTCAACTCGTGGCTGCCCGTCGCGCCGGGGGAGCGCAGGATCGACGTGCTCATCGAGGCCGCGGCGAACCCCGATGTCGCGGGCGAGTACACCTTCGACCCGACGCCGTACGGGCAGTGGGAGACCGCGCCCGACGAGCCGCTGTACGAGCTGAAGCAGCTCGAGGTGGCCCTGCGCGACGAGACCGTCTGGCACCTGCTGGCCGACATCTGGACCCTGCGGGGGCTCATGGACGAGCTGCCCGAGGGCTCGTCGCGGCGCCACGAGATTCTGCGCGCGCTGGAGGACATGCTCGACGTGCTCGATCCGGAGGGCATCCCGGCGACCGCGCAGGCCGGCCGCGACGCGCTGTCACCCGCGCTCGCGAAGCCCGCCAGTGCGAGCGCCCACCGCATCCTCGCCACCGGCCACGCCCACATCGACTCGGCCTGGCTGTGGCCGCTGCGCGAGACCGTGCGCAAGTGCGCCCGCACGTTCACCAACGTCATGGACTTGATGGACGAGCACCCCGACTTCGTGTTCTCGTGCTCGAGCGCCCAGCAGTACCTCTGGATGAAGGAGCACCACCCGCAGGTGTTCGCCCGCATCCGCGAGAAGGTCGCGGCTGGCCAGTTCGTGCCCGTCGGAGGCATGTGGGTCGAGAGCGACACCAACATGCCGGGTGGCGAGGCGATGGCGCGGCAGTTCATCGCGGGCAAGCGCTTCTTCCTCGACGAGTTCGGGGTCGAGTGCGAGGAGGCCTGGATGCCCGACTCGTTCGGCTACTCGGGCGCCCTGCCGCAGATCGTCGCGGCCGCCGGCTCGCGCTGGTTCCTCACGCAGAAGATCTCGTGGAATCAGATCAACACCATGCCGCACCACACCTTCTGGTGGGAGGGCATCGACGGCACGCGCGTCTTCACGCACTTCCCGCCCGTCGACACCTACATCAGCGAGCTGTCGGGCAAGGAGCTCGCGCACGCCGAGCGCAATTTCAGCGAGAAGGGTCGCGCCACGACCTCGCTCGTGCCCTTCGGCTGGGGCGACGGCGGCGGCGGGCCGACCCGCGAGATGATCCAGGCCGCGCACCGCACCGCGAACCTCGAGGGCTCGCCGCGCGTCACGATCGGCACGGCCCGCGAATTCTTCGAGGATGCCCAGGCCGAGTACCCGCAGGCGCCCGTGTGGAGCGGCGAGATGTATCTCGAGCTGCACCGCGGCGTGTTCACCTCGCAGCTGCGCACCAAGCAGGGCAACCGCCGCAACGAGGCCCTGCTGCGGCAGGCCGAGCTGTGGGCGGCGACGGCCGCCGTCCGCACGCGCGGCAGCGCCTCGCCCTACGTCTACCCGCGCGAGGCGCTCGAGCGCGCGTGGCAGACCGTGCTGCTGCTGCAGTTCCACGACATCCTGCCGGGAAGCTCCATCGCCTGGGTGCACCGCGAGGCCGAGCAGCGGCACGCGGCCGTGACCGAGACGCTCGAGGGCATCATCGGCGAGGCGCTCGCGGCGCTCGCCGGGGAGCCGGCCGACGGCGCGGCCCACGATGTGGTCGTCAACGCATCACCCTTCGCGCGGGAGGGCGTGCCGGCCCTGGGGGCGGCACCGCTCGCGGCATCGCATCCGTCGGTCACCGCGACCGAGGGCCCCGACGGCGCGACGGTGCTCGACAACGGCATCATCCGCGCGGTCGTGGATGCCCGGGGCCACGTGACCTCGCTCATCGCCCACGCCGACGGGCGTGAGGCGATCCCGGTCGGGCAGCCCGCGAACGTGCTGCGCCTGCACCGCGACCTGCCGAACCTGTGGGACGCGTGGGACCTCGACCAGCACTACCAGCGCACGGTCACCGAGCTGCTCGACGCCGACGAGCGCCGGGTGCGGGCATCCGACGACGAGGCGACCGTCATCACCGTGCGCCGCATCGGCGGCGGCGACAAGCCCGTCAGCACGATCGAGCAGCGCCTCATCCTCCGCGCGGGCGCGACGGCGCTCGAGATCGAGAACCGCATCGATTGGCGCGAGCGCGAGAGGATCCTCAAGCTCGCCGTGCCGCTCGACGTGCACGCCGACCGCATCGCGGCCGAGACACAGTTCGGGCACTTGTTCCGCGCCACCCACACCAACACCAGCTGGGACGCCGCGCGGTTCGAGGCCTGCCAGCACCGCTTCGTGCACCTCGCCGAGCCGGGCTACGGCGTCGCGATCGCGAACGATTCGACCTACGGCTACGACGTCGGCCGCGACACCCGCCCCGACGGCGGCACCACGACGACCGTGCGGTTCTCGCTGCTGCGCGCCCCGCTCTTCCCCGACCCCGAGAGCGATCAGGGCGAGCACCTGCTGCGCTTCCGCATCGCGCCCGGAGCCACCATCGGCGACGCGGTCGCGCTCGGCTACGACCTCGCCGTCCCCCTCCGCGGGCTGCGCGCGGCGGCCCCGATCGCTCCGCTCGTGACGAGCAGCGACCCGGCCGTGGTCGTCGAGACGGTCAAGCTCGCGGAGGACGGCTCGGGCGACCTCGTCGTTCGGCTGTACGAGTCGCGCGGCGGCAAGGCCCGCACGACGATCACGCTCGACGGCAGGGCCGCGCGCATCGAGGTGTGTGACCTGCTCGAGCGCGCACTCGAGCCCGATGACGCCGGTTTCGCTCCGGCCGCGCAGGGTGACAGCATCGAGCTGCCCTTCCGTCCGTTCCAGCTGCGCACCCTGCGCTTCCGCGAGGTCAGCGCCGCACGAGAGGTCAGCGCCTGA